A single region of the Anaerococcus urinomassiliensis genome encodes:
- a CDS encoding CPBP family intramembrane glutamic endopeptidase, with protein sequence MLHDNYSIRETKRTMKDKNPIITVLLLLLFMQLPMLIVGVISGLAIAFSNPSITKNPQSMMNYFNSIDSEYRLLGMLFLTILVSISVYIFAKKIQKRNKESLGLTSPNKFKNYIKGLLLGLGMIGGVILILKILGLIEIKSNIANISPIIYLFIIIGWMFQGFEEELVTRSILMNSFAAKYSPLVGIISNALIFSLLHLANNSFGLLAAINIFIVGILFSLLFYVSDDIMLSASAHSFWNFAQGNIFGISVSGIANSKNTIFISKLLGNPSLTGGAFGIEGGLATTIVLTIVTIYLIKKSKEKSLVYSRYYNQNQEENSSEIIK encoded by the coding sequence ATGCTTCATGATAACTATTCAATAAGAGAGACTAAGAGAACAATGAAAGATAAAAACCCTATAATTACTGTTCTTTTACTGCTTTTATTCATGCAATTACCTATGTTAATAGTTGGTGTTATTTCAGGTTTGGCCATTGCATTTTCTAATCCAAGTATAACGAAAAATCCACAATCTATGATGAATTATTTCAACTCCATAGATAGCGAATATAGGTTATTGGGAATGCTGTTTTTAACTATTTTAGTGAGCATTTCTGTCTATATTTTTGCAAAAAAAATTCAAAAAAGAAATAAAGAATCTCTGGGTCTTACTAGCCCAAATAAATTCAAAAACTACATAAAGGGATTATTGCTTGGTCTAGGAATGATTGGTGGGGTTATTCTAATACTAAAAATCTTGGGACTTATTGAAATAAAGTCAAATATTGCCAATATTTCTCCAATCATTTATCTTTTTATAATAATTGGATGGATGTTCCAAGGCTTTGAAGAAGAACTAGTGACAAGGTCTATTTTGATGAATTCTTTTGCTGCTAAATATAGCCCTTTGGTCGGTATAATATCAAACGCTCTGATATTTTCCCTCTTGCACTTGGCTAATAATTCTTTTGGGTTGTTGGCTGCCATTAATATTTTTATAGTTGGGATACTATTTTCCCTATTATTTTATGTATCAGATGACATAATGCTTTCGGCTTCAGCCCATAGTTTTTGGAATTTTGCCCAAGGTAATATTTTTGGTATTTCAGTAAGTGGCATAGCCAATAGCAAAAATACTATTTTCATCTCTAAGTTATTAGGAAATCCAAGTTTGACTGGTGGAGCTTTTGGCATTGAAGGAGGCTTGGCAACTACGATAGTTTTGACTATAGTAACTATTTATTTAATCAAAAAATCCAAAGAGAAGTCATTAGTCTACAGCAGATATTACAATCAGAATCAAGAAGAAAATTCTTCAGAAATAATAAAATAG
- a CDS encoding CPBP family intramembrane glutamic endopeptidase: MLKDNFSIEQSRKTLKKTNPVSTVVILFLLMQVPGAIIDPLISQILLEDKGYSNKLANADSFLLVSLFTTLFIALLAYLFARYYQKRSKASLGLTSSDKLKSYLKGLLLGIFMILVVAFVAKLTGFAEISINTSKISWSFFIIFIIGWIIQGFEEELITRSILMNFFAVNNGVIVGIIINSLLFAILHMGNTGFGILAFINIMLMGILFSLLFYISDNIFLPAATHSFWNFAQANIFGMSVSGMDEVKNTFFKTKLMGGDLISGGAFGFEGSIFVTLVEIIMIFVIIRIIKRRNLYVDKIN; this comes from the coding sequence ATGCTAAAAGACAACTTTTCTATAGAACAAAGCAGAAAGACATTAAAAAAAACCAATCCAGTTTCAACTGTTGTGATTTTATTTTTATTAATGCAAGTACCAGGGGCCATAATTGACCCCTTGATTTCCCAGATATTATTGGAAGATAAAGGTTACTCAAATAAATTGGCAAATGCAGATTCTTTTCTGCTTGTCAGCTTATTTACTACCCTATTTATAGCCTTATTAGCCTACCTATTTGCAAGATATTACCAAAAACGAAGCAAAGCTAGCTTGGGACTTACAAGTAGTGATAAGTTGAAATCTTATCTTAAGGGCCTATTACTTGGTATTTTTATGATACTTGTAGTAGCTTTTGTGGCAAAACTTACAGGCTTTGCTGAGATCAGCATAAATACATCCAAAATATCTTGGTCATTTTTTATAATTTTTATAATAGGTTGGATTATCCAAGGCTTTGAAGAAGAACTTATAACAAGATCTATTTTGATGAATTTTTTTGCTGTAAACAACGGAGTAATAGTAGGGATAATAATAAATAGCCTGTTATTTGCTATCTTACATATGGGCAATACAGGATTTGGAATCCTAGCATTTATAAATATAATGTTAATGGGTATTTTGTTTTCTCTGTTATTTTACATATCAGATAATATATTTTTACCTGCAGCAACTCACAGCTTTTGGAACTTTGCTCAGGCAAATATATTTGGAATGAGTGTAAGTGGTATGGATGAAGTTAAAAATACTTTTTTTAAAACAAAACTTATGGGTGGTGACCTAATAAGCGGTGGAGCCTTTGGCTTTGAAGGATCTATTTTTGTGACCCTTGTTGAAATCATAATGATTTTTGTAATAATAAGAATTATAAAAAGAAGAAATCTATACGTAGATAAAATCAATTAA
- the nagE gene encoding N-acetylglucosamine-specific PTS transporter subunit IIBC: protein MKEKLQRLGQALMQPVAVMPLAALLLGIGYFIDPVDWGAGSPIAAFFISAGGAVLDNLGILFAVGIAFGIAKENHGASALAGLVAFLTLSKMLSTGTVAQLKSLDVETWTASDPFRVAAFDAINNKNVLIGIISGVLGGKAYDRFHSTKLPDFLAFFSGRRLVPIMASLYALIASIILIFLWPFIYAGLVKFGTALTGMGALGAGLYGFFNRLLIPTGLHHALNQVFWFGLADINDIPNFLNNVQESITATYHPGMYQAGFFPIMMFGLPGAALAIAQRADESNKKATKALMIAGALASFLTGVTEPLEFAFMFVAPQLYLVHALLTGISVFLAAQLKAYAGFGFSAGLIDLLLSSKNPMAQKIWILLVMGLVFFAIYYFLFKTLIEKWDIATPGRSSKAQKSENKARVIETEDKGRVSTSDKTADQEAKEQQATVKGSYADTAKVILQGLGGAENIDTTSYCTTRLRLTVNDPAKVNDDKIKEAGVAGIMKPGPKAVQVIIGPQVQAVYDEFVKLLGK from the coding sequence ATGAAAGAAAAACTACAAAGATTAGGTCAAGCCCTAATGCAACCGGTTGCGGTTATGCCTCTAGCAGCCCTTCTTTTGGGTATCGGATATTTTATTGACCCTGTTGATTGGGGTGCAGGCTCACCAATAGCAGCGTTTTTTATTTCTGCTGGTGGAGCAGTTTTAGATAACCTAGGCATACTATTTGCAGTTGGTATAGCATTTGGTATTGCCAAAGAAAACCACGGCGCAAGTGCTCTAGCTGGTCTTGTAGCATTTTTAACCTTATCAAAGATGCTATCAACAGGAACAGTTGCACAACTTAAATCTCTTGACGTCGAAACATGGACAGCAAGCGATCCATTTAGAGTTGCGGCATTTGATGCCATCAACAACAAGAACGTCCTTATAGGTATTATATCCGGAGTCTTGGGTGGCAAAGCCTACGATAGGTTCCACTCAACAAAACTTCCAGACTTCTTAGCATTCTTCTCAGGAAGAAGACTTGTGCCAATTATGGCATCTCTCTATGCATTAATTGCATCAATAATTCTAATTTTCCTATGGCCATTCATTTATGCTGGTCTAGTAAAATTTGGTACAGCACTAACAGGAATGGGAGCTCTTGGTGCTGGATTATATGGATTCTTTAACAGACTATTGATTCCAACAGGACTTCACCATGCCCTAAACCAAGTATTCTGGTTTGGACTTGCTGATATCAACGATATACCAAATTTCTTAAATAACGTTCAAGAATCAATCACAGCAACCTATCACCCAGGTATGTACCAAGCAGGATTCTTCCCAATAATGATGTTTGGTTTACCAGGTGCAGCCCTAGCAATTGCTCAAAGAGCTGATGAAAGCAACAAAAAAGCTACCAAAGCTCTTATGATTGCAGGTGCCCTTGCATCATTTTTAACAGGTGTAACAGAGCCACTAGAATTTGCTTTTATGTTCGTAGCTCCTCAACTTTACCTAGTACACGCACTACTAACAGGTATTTCAGTATTCTTAGCAGCGCAACTAAAAGCATATGCAGGATTTGGATTCTCAGCTGGACTTATAGACTTACTACTATCATCAAAAAACCCAATGGCACAAAAAATTTGGATATTACTTGTAATGGGACTAGTATTCTTTGCAATCTATTACTTCTTATTTAAGACTTTAATAGAAAAATGGGATATAGCTACTCCAGGTAGAAGCTCAAAAGCTCAAAAAAGTGAAAACAAGGCAAGAGTTATAGAAACCGAAGATAAGGGTAGGGTTTCAACAAGTGATAAAACAGCTGACCAAGAAGCTAAAGAACAACAAGCCACTGTAAAAGGATCATATGCTGATACAGCAAAGGTAATTTTACAAGGCCTAGGCGGAGCAGAAAATATTGATACAACAAGCTATTGTACAACAAGACTACGTCTAACAGTAAATGATCCAGCAAAAGTAAATGACGATAAAATCAAAGAAGCTGGCGTTGCAGGAATTATGAAACCAGGTCCAAAAGCAGTCCAAGTAATCATAGGACCACAAGTTCAAGCAGTATACGATGAATTTGTAAAACTTTTGGGTAAGTAA
- a CDS encoding helix-turn-helix domain-containing protein: MKYSYEFKKECVQLYREGKWPDTPEGAKEKNFHDSIRTWFKLEELHGPEILKHGNNINWTADEKLEMISKVLAGNSIKSIAIENGINDGQLYSWVNKYKNYGYNGLVNKKKGRKSKNTSMKNNNNHKAKELNESEREELIKLRAENEYIKAENEIIKKEIALREERYAAQLKAKKQRLSKNSKKKDTD, translated from the coding sequence ATGAAATATAGTTATGAATTCAAAAAAGAATGCGTACAATTGTATAGAGAAGGTAAATGGCCTGATACACCTGAAGGAGCTAAAGAAAAAAACTTTCATGATTCAATTAGAACATGGTTTAAGTTAGAAGAACTTCATGGACCAGAAATTTTAAAACACGGAAATAATATTAATTGGACTGCTGATGAGAAATTAGAAATGATATCTAAAGTGTTAGCTGGAAATTCCATAAAATCTATAGCAATCGAAAATGGAATCAATGATGGACAACTTTATTCATGGGTTAACAAGTATAAAAATTATGGATATAATGGTCTTGTGAATAAAAAGAAAGGCCGTAAATCTAAAAATACAAGTATGAAAAATAATAATAACCATAAAGCAAAAGAACTTAATGAATCTGAAAGAGAAGAACTAATAAAACTTAGAGCAGAAAATGAATATATAAAAGCAGAAAACGAAATAATAAAAAAAGAGATCGCCTTGAGAGAAGAACGTTACGCTGCGCAACTCAAGGCGAAAAAGCAGCGATTGTCAAAGAACTCAAAGAAGAAGGATACAGACTAA
- a CDS encoding IS3 family transposase, which yields MVKELKEEGYRLKYLLKAIDMPRSTYYFEINKVDNIKIKNSHIADKITQIFNLHKGRYGVRRVYMDLINQGYVINHKRVQRIMHELKLFGKRSKEKYHSYKGKVGKVADNIINRDFKADRPLQKWTTDVSEFKFSWGKCYISPILDMYTNEIISYDLSLSPNLNQISNMLEKAFNKFPKLNNLILHSDQGWQYQHKYYVNELKKHGIRQSMSRKGNCYDNSIMETFFGRLKNEIYYGYEKSYSSFEEFSRAIEEYIDYYNNERIQSKTKWMPPTKYRLASTTIS from the coding sequence ATTGTCAAAGAACTCAAAGAAGAAGGATACAGACTAAAATATCTTTTAAAAGCTATTGATATGCCAAGATCAACATACTATTTTGAAATAAACAAAGTTGATAATATAAAGATTAAGAATAGTCATATTGCAGATAAAATAACTCAAATATTTAACTTACACAAAGGAAGATATGGAGTAAGAAGAGTATATATGGATCTGATAAATCAAGGTTATGTCATAAATCATAAAAGAGTTCAAAGAATAATGCATGAGCTAAAACTATTTGGAAAAAGATCTAAGGAAAAATATCACTCATATAAGGGGAAGGTAGGTAAAGTAGCAGATAATATAATAAATAGAGATTTCAAGGCAGATAGACCTCTACAAAAATGGACTACTGATGTGTCAGAATTTAAATTCTCTTGGGGTAAGTGCTACATATCTCCAATACTTGATATGTATACCAATGAGATTATTTCTTACGACCTATCCTTAAGTCCTAACTTAAATCAGATATCAAATATGTTAGAAAAAGCATTTAACAAATTTCCGAAACTAAATAATCTGATACTACATTCAGATCAAGGATGGCAATACCAACATAAATACTATGTGAATGAGCTTAAAAAACATGGTATAAGACAATCAATGTCAAGGAAGGGAAATTGCTATGATAACTCCATTATGGAGACATTCTTTGGAAGATTAAAAAATGAAATTTATTATGGTTATGAAAAGAGCTATAGCTCTTTTGAAGAATTTTCGAGAGCAATAGAGGAATATATTGATTATTACAATAACGAGAGAATTCAATCCAAAACAAAATGGATGCCACCTACAAAGTATAGGTTAGCATCCACTACAATTAGTTAA
- a CDS encoding DUF7916 family protein: MKRLLNYQGKDYLKASPMELKQAILASEGRVIVSESVVSSQPYIGGLTNAEIERAFGADILLLNALDLENPTINGVPEEASNHLAWLKRATSRPLGVNLEPVDTNAAMTQSREELPAGRIASIKNYKLANDLGLDLICLTGNPGTGVTNSQILESIKEAKENFKGLIIAGKMHAAGTDGPVMNLEIAKDFIKAGTDILLVPAPYTVPHFNEDDLKEIADYVYDYNTDKDIEEKVLIMSAIGTSQETSDEDTIRQIALAAKSNGAHLQHIGDAMNGISLPENIYTMGVAIRGVRWQMYQMSSSNYRNVE; the protein is encoded by the coding sequence ATGAAAAGATTATTAAACTACCAAGGCAAAGACTACCTCAAAGCTAGCCCTATGGAACTAAAACAAGCCATACTAGCATCAGAAGGCAGGGTAATAGTATCAGAATCAGTAGTATCATCCCAACCATACATTGGAGGCCTTACAAACGCTGAAATAGAAAGAGCCTTTGGAGCAGACATACTACTATTAAATGCCCTAGACCTAGAAAATCCAACAATAAACGGAGTCCCAGAAGAAGCATCAAATCACTTAGCATGGCTAAAACGCGCAACATCAAGGCCCCTAGGAGTGAACCTAGAACCTGTAGATACTAATGCAGCAATGACCCAAAGTAGAGAAGAACTACCAGCTGGTAGGATAGCATCCATAAAAAACTACAAATTAGCAAATGATCTCGGCCTAGATCTCATATGCCTAACAGGCAACCCAGGAACAGGAGTAACTAATAGCCAAATACTAGAATCCATAAAAGAAGCCAAAGAGAACTTCAAAGGACTTATCATAGCTGGCAAAATGCACGCAGCAGGAACTGACGGACCAGTAATGAACCTAGAAATAGCCAAAGATTTCATAAAAGCAGGCACAGACATACTCCTAGTACCAGCCCCATACACTGTTCCACACTTTAACGAAGATGACCTAAAAGAGATAGCAGACTATGTCTACGATTACAACACTGACAAAGACATAGAAGAAAAAGTCCTCATAATGTCTGCCATAGGCACCAGCCAAGAAACAAGCGATGAAGACACCATAAGACAAATCGCCCTAGCAGCAAAATCAAATGGCGCCCACCTCCAACACATAGGAGACGCCATGAACGGCATATCCCTACCAGAAAATATCTACACCATGGGAGTAGCCATCAGAGGAGTAAGATGGCAAATGTACCAAATGAGCTCTAGTAACTATAGGAATGTAGAATAG
- a CDS encoding MATE family efflux transporter — MTDIQDIQIKENKMGTMPVGKLLLEMSIPMVISMLVQSIYNVVDSIFVAQISEEALTAVSLAFPVQNILIAFGVGIGVGSSALLSRFLGENNRDRVGSVARHGVILAIILSVVFAILGLLFTNSYALAQKQNEIVTTYTKEYLYIVTIFSAGIFFQILAEKLLQATSLTNYTMITQISGAVLNIILDPILIFGLFGFPRLEVKGAAIATVLGQVGGSLIGLYFNKTKNKEIKFTSDKFKLHADIVKQIFWIGIPSIVMSTIGSIVVFVLNQILNKFGSSAIAAYGVMFKFQSFAFLPVIGISNALTTIVAYNFGARKKERIKEAISLAMKSSFALVSISILVMWIWPEQLLGLFNATETMIEIGVPMMRIVSLSYFVAIPSVVAVGGVFQSLGNWQIAILQSFLRQFIILVPIFYVLSLTGNLKLAWWSFFIAEFLNSILCIWMLKRDIRNKIDVL, encoded by the coding sequence ATGACAGACATACAAGATATACAAATAAAAGAAAACAAAATGGGAACCATGCCTGTAGGCAAACTTCTCTTGGAGATGTCCATACCTATGGTAATCTCTATGCTAGTACAATCAATCTATAACGTAGTGGACTCAATCTTCGTAGCACAAATCTCAGAAGAAGCCCTAACAGCAGTATCCCTTGCATTTCCAGTACAAAATATCCTAATAGCCTTTGGAGTAGGTATAGGAGTAGGATCTTCAGCACTATTAAGTAGGTTCTTGGGAGAAAACAATAGAGATAGGGTAGGCTCTGTTGCCAGGCACGGAGTCATCCTTGCCATAATCCTATCAGTAGTATTTGCAATCCTTGGATTGTTATTTACCAATTCATATGCCCTAGCCCAAAAACAAAATGAAATAGTCACTACTTATACCAAAGAGTACCTATACATAGTGACCATATTTTCTGCCGGCATATTCTTTCAAATACTCGCAGAAAAGCTCCTCCAAGCCACATCATTAACCAACTATACGATGATAACCCAAATATCAGGAGCTGTCCTAAACATAATCCTGGACCCAATTTTAATCTTTGGCCTATTTGGATTTCCAAGGCTTGAAGTAAAGGGAGCAGCAATAGCCACAGTCCTAGGCCAAGTCGGTGGATCTTTGATAGGCCTATACTTCAACAAGACAAAAAACAAGGAAATCAAATTTACATCAGATAAGTTCAAATTGCACGCTGACATAGTCAAACAAATATTTTGGATAGGAATCCCATCCATAGTTATGTCAACCATAGGATCCATAGTAGTATTTGTCCTAAACCAAATCCTAAACAAATTTGGATCATCAGCCATAGCAGCCTACGGGGTAATGTTTAAATTCCAATCATTTGCCTTCTTGCCAGTCATAGGCATATCAAACGCCCTTACAACCATAGTGGCCTACAACTTTGGGGCAAGGAAAAAGGAAAGAATAAAAGAAGCCATAAGCCTTGCAATGAAAAGCTCCTTTGCCCTAGTATCCATATCCATACTAGTAATGTGGATATGGCCAGAACAACTTTTAGGCCTCTTTAACGCAACAGAAACAATGATAGAAATAGGAGTGCCAATGATGCGCATAGTAAGCCTATCCTACTTTGTAGCAATCCCATCAGTAGTAGCAGTAGGTGGAGTCTTCCAATCCTTAGGAAACTGGCAAATAGCAATACTCCAATCATTCCTCAGACAATTTATAATACTAGTACCAATATTCTACGTCCTATCCCTAACAGGCAACCTAAAACTAGCCTGGTGGTCATTTTTCATAGCAGAATTCTTAAACTCCATCTTGTGTATATGGATGCTAAAGAGGGATATTAGAAATAAGATTGATGTGCTGTAA
- the thrS gene encoding threonine--tRNA ligase, with amino-acid sequence MIKIKLPDDSIREYESGVKVGEVTKDISEGLYRAALGAVVNGKVMGYAEPITEDSDFRVVKFEDKEGKEIFWHTTSHIMAAAIKKLWPDTKFAIGPAVADGFYYDMELDHRFVPEDFEKIEKEMLAIAKDDHKLERVEISRDEALKMFEEEGQDYKVELINDLPADEMITLYKMGDVFTDLCAGPHLESTKKIKAVKLKTIAGAYWRGDSDRQMLQRIYGISFEKASQLSDWEELQKEIERRDHRKIGKEMDLFAFHEEGPGFPFFHPNGMILMNELLDWWRGVLEERGYGEIKTPLIMNEELWHKSGHWDHYKENMYFTKIDEEDYAIKPMNCPGSVLTYASNQHSYRDLPIRLAEFGQVHRHELSGTLHGLFRVRTFTQDDAHVYCLPSQIKEEVYRMIDLADLLYSTFGFEYTLELSTRPDDYMGELEDWDFAEEQLKAALEERGIAYELNPGDGAFYGPKIDFHLLDAAKREWQCGTIQLDFQLPQNFDLTYVDEDGEKKRPVMLHRALLGSIERFIGVLTEHFAGRFPLWINPEQVVIIPVSDKFLDTAYDLKDKIKEAGFRVKVDGRSEGVGYKIRQAQLMRANYMLVVGEKEESSKLLTVRNRDGEETPEVSLEEFIEKISEESKTKSVKSAF; translated from the coding sequence ATGATTAAAATTAAATTACCAGATGATTCGATAAGAGAATATGAAAGTGGCGTAAAAGTTGGAGAAGTTACTAAAGATATTTCTGAAGGCCTATACAGAGCTGCTCTTGGAGCCGTTGTTAATGGCAAAGTCATGGGTTATGCTGAGCCAATCACAGAAGATAGTGACTTTAGAGTTGTAAAATTTGAAGATAAGGAAGGCAAGGAAATATTCTGGCATACAACAAGCCATATTATGGCTGCTGCTATCAAGAAACTTTGGCCAGATACTAAATTTGCTATAGGTCCAGCTGTAGCTGATGGATTCTACTACGATATGGAATTAGACCACAGATTTGTACCAGAAGACTTTGAAAAAATAGAAAAAGAAATGCTTGCCATTGCTAAAGATGACCATAAACTTGAAAGAGTTGAAATCTCAAGAGATGAAGCCCTAAAAATGTTTGAAGAAGAAGGCCAAGACTACAAGGTAGAGCTAATAAATGACCTTCCAGCTGATGAGATGATTACTCTATACAAGATGGGGGATGTATTTACAGACCTATGTGCTGGTCCACACCTTGAATCAACAAAGAAAATCAAAGCAGTTAAGCTAAAAACAATTGCTGGCGCATATTGGAGAGGTGACTCTGACCGCCAAATGCTTCAAAGAATCTACGGAATTTCCTTTGAAAAAGCTAGCCAACTAAGTGACTGGGAAGAATTACAAAAAGAAATCGAACGCCGTGACCACAGAAAGATAGGAAAAGAAATGGACCTATTTGCCTTCCACGAAGAAGGACCTGGATTCCCATTCTTCCATCCAAACGGAATGATTTTAATGAACGAACTACTAGACTGGTGGAGAGGTGTTCTTGAAGAACGTGGATATGGAGAAATCAAAACTCCACTTATCATGAACGAAGAACTATGGCACAAGTCAGGTCACTGGGACCACTACAAAGAAAACATGTACTTCACAAAAATTGACGAAGAAGACTATGCTATAAAACCAATGAACTGCCCAGGATCAGTTTTGACCTACGCATCTAACCAACATTCATATAGAGACCTACCAATCAGACTTGCAGAATTTGGCCAAGTTCACAGACACGAACTATCAGGAACCCTACATGGACTATTCAGAGTAAGAACATTTACCCAAGACGATGCCCACGTATATTGTTTGCCAAGCCAAATCAAAGAAGAAGTTTACAGAATGATTGACCTTGCAGACCTACTCTACTCAACATTTGGTTTCGAATATACACTTGAACTATCAACAAGACCAGATGACTATATGGGAGAATTAGAAGATTGGGACTTTGCGGAAGAACAACTAAAGGCAGCCCTTGAAGAACGTGGCATCGCTTATGAATTAAACCCAGGCGATGGTGCATTCTACGGACCAAAGATTGACTTCCACCTCCTAGATGCAGCCAAAAGAGAATGGCAATGTGGAACAATCCAACTAGACTTCCAATTACCACAAAACTTTGACTTAACATATGTAGATGAAGATGGTGAGAAGAAAAGACCAGTAATGCTTCACAGAGCCCTACTAGGATCAATAGAAAGATTTATAGGAGTACTAACAGAACACTTTGCAGGAAGATTCCCACTATGGATTAACCCAGAACAAGTAGTAATTATTCCGGTAAGCGACAAATTCTTAGACACAGCCTATGACCTTAAAGACAAAATCAAAGAAGCTGGATTTAGGGTAAAGGTTGATGGAAGAAGCGAGGGAGTAGGATATAAGATCCGCCAAGCACAATTAATGCGTGCAAACTATATGTTAGTAGTAGGAGAAAAGGAAGAAAGTTCAAAACTACTAACAGTAAGAAATAGAGATGGTGAAGAAACACCAGAAGTAAGCTTAGAAGAATTTATCGAAAAAATATCAGAAGAAAGCAAAACAAAATCAGTAAAATCAGCATTTTAA